A single Macrobrachium nipponense isolate FS-2020 chromosome 5, ASM1510439v2, whole genome shotgun sequence DNA region contains:
- the LOC135215150 gene encoding uncharacterized protein LOC135215150 — translation MGNEKSYYCHSCHRLYSDTTRPRILNCGHSLCCECITYKIETQRLSCRLCSTKFRATSVTDIPVNYSLENCLSAIKKLRSGLAPEPLITEKDSHSVQELIDYQKQSTQDLILSSKDLVEDLTKYLNFLHENMNKHKEIRRMIQSRAQFHMKISKRMDSHQYDVMEAKKKLDALTEKLSGGLPKLDNAYSNDDVAAAMNWVTDTYRELGNCVDSYRGDYPKIEMNLYQKLLMMSMNVLYMEDFESVKEDMCMHQCPFVDPSIMAKLNMCIIEGFVTVDNFKSNVETWKERIWKLIAASWDNGQMRVAYLSKDEDKIYLNCLSESFSCCEKYVIKHKDILTCVKSDPTVVFLELAWDNVRKGIIRILIEMYSDTPMAQHFKGLCTGELGPTFLKKKLNNVVYPNSVTERIISGPCKGSFFHGDISQDTLGFNSAVYKRQANQGIVWMDTNLSFSILTGVGRGCMYNNVFGRVTDGLDLLIDAAEYIRKGLGKVEIFNSGVVLEI, via the exons ATGGGGAACGAAAAAAGCTACTACTGTCACTCGTGTCATCGTCTGTACAGCGACACGACGAGACCACGCATCTTGAACTGCGGCCATAGTCTCTGCTGCGAATGCATAACTTACAAGATTGAAACACAGCGCCTCTCATGTCGATTATGCAGCACAAAGTTCAGGGCAACGAGTGTGACAGACATCCCGGTCAATTACAGCTTGGAAAACTGCCTCTCTGCCATCAAGAAGTTGAGATCTGGCTTGGCCCCGGAGCCACTCATCACAGAGAAAGACAGTCACAGTGTGCAGGAGTTAATCGACTATCAGAAGCAGAGCACCCAGGATCTCATTCTTTCCTCCAAGGACTTAGTGGAGGACCTGACAAAGTACCTCAATTTCTTGCACGAGAACATGAATAAGCACAAGGAAATTAGGAGGATGATTCAGAGCAGGGCCCAATTCCACATGAAAATATCCAAAAGAATGGACTCACATCAATATGATGTCATGGAAGCAAAGAAGAAGCTTGATGCTCTCACTGAAAAATTGAGTGGTGGTTTACCCAAGCTGGACAACGCTTATAGCAATGATGACGTTGCTGCTGCTATGAACTGGGTCACTGACACGTACCGGGAACTTGGCAACTGTGTAGACTCATACCGAGGGGATTATCCTAAAATTGAAATGAATCTGTATCAGAAG TTGCTGATGATGTCCATGAACGTATTATATATGGAAGATTTTGAGTCTGTAAAAGAAGACATGTGCATGCACCAATGTCCCTTCGTTGATCCCAGCATTATGGCTAAGCTCAACATGTGCATCATAGAGGGTTTTGTCACA GTGGACAACTTTAAATCAAATGTGGAGacatggaaggagaggatatggAAGTTGATTGCAGCATCCTGGGATAATGGACAAATGAGGGTGGCATACCTCAGTAAGGATGAAGACAAAATCTACTTGAATTGCTTGTCAGAAAGCTTTTCATGTTGTGAGAAGTATGTAATAAAG CACAAGGATATTCTCACTTGTGTGAAGAGTGACCCAACAGTTGTGTTTTTGGAGTTAGCCTGGGACAACGTAAGAAAAGGAATAATTCGCATTTTAATCGAAATGTATTCCGACACACCCATGGCCCAGCATTTCAAGGGACTCTGCACTGGGGAACTAGGACCCACTTTCTTGAAAAAGAAGCTCAACAATGTTGTTTACCCAAATAGCGTAACGGAAAGGATAATTAGTGGACCTTGCAAGGGTAGCTTTTTCCACGGCGACATATCACAGGATACGCTGGGCTTCAACAGTGCCGTGTACAAACGTCAGGCCAACCAAGGGATTGTCTGGATGGACACCAATCTATCTTTCTCCATTCTTACTGGTGTAGGTCGAGGTTGCATGTATAATAACGTCTTTGGACGAGTGACGGATGGCCTCGACTTGCTCATAGATGCTGCTGAATATATCAGGAAAGGACTCGGCAAGGTTGAAATATTCAACAGTGGTGTCGTGTTGGAAATCTAA